A portion of the Lolium rigidum isolate FL_2022 chromosome 1, APGP_CSIRO_Lrig_0.1, whole genome shotgun sequence genome contains these proteins:
- the LOC124675469 gene encoding chemocyanin-like → MAAGQGRGSAALVAGLLLLCLLLPAADAAAKTYIVGDDAGWSKNLETTWLAGKTFYAGDVLVFKYNKEHHDLVMLGGKGYQRCQVPRHSSKSRVMRTGNDAVTLSRGNNYFICGEPGHCKNNMKLAVKAW, encoded by the exons ATGGCGGCAGGTCAGGGAAGAGGCAGCGCAGCGCTCGTCGCCGGCCTCCTGCTCCTCTGCCTGCTCCTtccggccgccgacgccgccgccaagaCGTACATCGTCGGCGACGACGCCGGCTGGAGCAAGAACCTCGAGACCACCTGGCTGGCCGGCAAGACCTTCTACGCCGGCGACGTGCTCG TGTTCAAGTACAACAAGGAGCATCACGACCTGGTGATGCTGGGCGGCAAGGGCTACCAGCGCTGCCAGGTGCCACGCCACAGCAGCAAGAGCCGGGTGATGCGCACGGGCAACGACGCCGTCACGCTGAGCAGGGGCAACAACTACTTCATCTGCGGCGAGCCCGGACACTGCAAGAACAACATGAAGCTCGCCGTCAAGGCCTGGTAG